In Chitinophaga sp. HK235, a single window of DNA contains:
- the mgtA gene encoding magnesium-translocating P-type ATPase, whose protein sequence is MHHRNNRSLIELPLEDIKKAIGFAPEGLSEAAAAQRRAQYGLNEVKEEKPLSPLLRLWKSLQNPLVILLTVLGLISLLTGDLRSTIVIFSMVVLGVAIRYTQEMRADKAAEKLKALVSTHATVCRNGEDKEVPLKMLVPGDIVKLGAGDMIPADVRLLTSKDLFLNQAVLTGESLPVEKVADPVPGQEEPLYNSNNCFLGTNVESGTATALVVHTGEKTDFGALAAHISRQQVVTGFDKGINSFTWLMIRFMLVMVPAVFLINGLSRHNWLEAFLFALSVAVGLTPEMLPMIVTVNLSKGAIAMSRKKVIVKKLSAIQNFGAMDVLCTDKTGTLTEGRIVLEQYLNPEGTPDQKVLDFGYLNSYYHTGLKNLMDEAILHHEEVGAALHIREEFSKIDEIPFDFVRKRMSVVLENKAGLNILICKGAVEGIMERCTQVEINGQTTPLSQEQQERYYRQVEVMNAQGFRVVALAYKWMPGAPDAPVYSVTDESELVLLGYLSFLDPPKDTASAALHGLSALKVDVRILTGDNESITAYICRKVGVNVDRILLGPEIEHMTDEELVAEVVHHHVFAKLAPVHKLRIIKAIQQNGHVTGFMGDGINDAPALKAADVGISVNTAVDIAKEASDIILLENNLMILEQGVAEGRRVFGNIIKYIRMAASSNFGNMFSVVGASAFLPFLPMLPIQVLINNLLYDFSQTAIPTDNVDAEWLVKPRRWTISELQRFILVIGPISSVFDYITFWLLITYFGGWNNPALFHTGWFIESLFTQTLIIHVIRTNKIPFIESRASWELILTSICIVIAGAWLTVSPLAATFGFTVLPAAYWVCLFFILIAYVALTQIVKNWFNRRFVKSES, encoded by the coding sequence ATGCACCATCGCAATAACAGAAGCCTGATAGAGCTTCCGCTGGAGGATATAAAAAAAGCCATTGGTTTTGCACCCGAAGGGCTGTCTGAAGCAGCCGCTGCACAAAGGCGGGCACAATATGGGCTGAATGAGGTGAAAGAAGAAAAACCTTTATCACCCTTGCTTCGTTTGTGGAAAAGCCTGCAAAACCCCCTGGTCATATTGTTGACTGTGTTGGGTCTGATTAGCCTGTTGACAGGCGATCTGCGCTCCACGATTGTTATTTTCAGCATGGTAGTGCTGGGAGTGGCGATACGTTATACTCAGGAAATGAGGGCCGATAAGGCCGCTGAAAAGCTGAAAGCGTTGGTGAGCACACATGCTACCGTATGCAGAAATGGAGAAGATAAGGAAGTGCCTTTAAAAATGCTGGTGCCGGGAGATATTGTTAAACTGGGAGCCGGCGATATGATACCGGCTGATGTGCGTTTACTGACATCAAAAGATCTCTTCCTTAACCAGGCGGTGCTGACGGGAGAATCGCTGCCGGTGGAAAAAGTGGCCGACCCTGTGCCCGGCCAGGAAGAACCGCTGTACAATAGCAATAATTGTTTTCTGGGGACCAACGTGGAAAGTGGCACCGCCACTGCACTGGTAGTACATACCGGCGAAAAAACCGACTTCGGGGCATTGGCAGCGCATATCAGCCGTCAACAGGTGGTGACCGGTTTTGATAAGGGCATCAACAGTTTTACCTGGCTGATGATCCGCTTTATGCTGGTAATGGTACCTGCTGTATTTCTGATCAATGGCCTGAGCCGGCACAACTGGCTGGAAGCATTCCTCTTTGCGCTTTCAGTAGCAGTAGGGCTTACGCCCGAAATGCTCCCCATGATCGTAACCGTTAATCTTTCCAAAGGCGCCATCGCCATGTCCCGCAAAAAAGTGATCGTCAAAAAACTCAGTGCCATACAAAACTTCGGCGCCATGGACGTATTGTGCACAGACAAAACCGGAACACTGACAGAAGGCCGTATTGTACTGGAACAGTATCTCAATCCTGAAGGTACACCCGATCAGAAGGTGCTGGACTTCGGTTATCTGAACAGCTATTACCATACCGGCCTGAAAAACCTGATGGACGAAGCCATCCTTCATCATGAAGAAGTGGGAGCAGCCCTGCATATACGGGAGGAGTTCAGTAAGATTGATGAAATACCTTTTGACTTTGTGCGTAAACGTATGTCAGTGGTGCTGGAAAACAAAGCGGGGCTTAACATCCTTATCTGTAAAGGAGCGGTGGAAGGTATTATGGAGCGCTGTACCCAGGTAGAGATCAATGGACAAACAACACCACTCTCACAGGAACAGCAGGAGCGGTATTATCGCCAGGTGGAAGTGATGAATGCACAGGGCTTCCGGGTGGTAGCCCTGGCTTATAAATGGATGCCGGGTGCTCCTGATGCACCCGTGTATTCCGTGACAGATGAATCCGAACTGGTGTTGCTGGGATATCTTTCTTTCCTGGACCCGCCTAAAGATACGGCCAGCGCTGCTTTGCACGGTCTGTCAGCCTTAAAGGTGGATGTACGTATACTGACAGGAGATAATGAAAGTATTACCGCCTATATCTGCAGAAAAGTAGGTGTGAATGTTGATCGTATACTGTTGGGCCCGGAGATAGAACACATGACGGATGAGGAACTGGTGGCGGAAGTCGTACATCACCATGTATTTGCAAAGCTGGCACCGGTTCACAAGTTGCGCATCATCAAAGCGATCCAGCAGAACGGGCATGTTACCGGATTTATGGGTGATGGTATTAACGATGCACCCGCCTTAAAAGCAGCAGATGTGGGCATCTCCGTTAATACAGCCGTGGACATCGCCAAAGAAGCTTCGGATATTATTCTGCTGGAAAACAACCTGATGATCCTGGAACAGGGCGTGGCAGAGGGCCGCAGGGTATTTGGCAACATCATCAAATATATCCGGATGGCGGCCAGCTCCAACTTTGGCAATATGTTCAGCGTAGTAGGAGCCAGCGCGTTTTTGCCTTTTCTGCCGATGTTGCCGATACAGGTGCTGATCAATAACCTGCTGTATGATTTTTCGCAGACAGCCATCCCAACGGATAATGTAGATGCGGAGTGGCTAGTGAAACCCCGCAGATGGACGATCAGTGAACTACAGCGTTTTATCCTTGTAATAGGTCCTATCAGCTCTGTGTTTGACTACATTACCTTCTGGCTGCTGATCACTTATTTCGGAGGATGGAATAACCCTGCGCTGTTTCATACAGGATGGTTTATAGAATCCCTGTTTACACAAACACTCATCATTCATGTGATCCGTACCAATAAAATTCCTTTCATAGAAAGCCGGGCCAGCTGGGAGTTAATACTCACTTCTATCTGCATAGTGATAGCAGGGGCTTGGCTGACGGTATCTCCATTGGCTGCTACTTTCGGTTTTACAGTGCTGCCCGCGGCTTATTGGGTCTGTTTGTTTTTTATACTGATTGCCTATGTGGCCCTCACGCAGATCGTTAAAAACTGGTTTAACCGAAGGTTTGTAAAATCTGAATCATGA
- a CDS encoding helix-turn-helix domain-containing protein — MEKDTNDDIQPDTQRDKSPLVVENNCTMTKALKVIGGKWKLLLLNAIRKECPVRFGVLRNKMQDITHATLTLQLRELERDGIIERKVYAETPPRVEYKLTPMGKKLVPVIEALCDWGEEYYSLYGEPKSCTDGEQF, encoded by the coding sequence ATGGAAAAAGATACTAATGATGATATACAGCCAGATACGCAAAGGGATAAAAGTCCATTGGTAGTGGAAAATAACTGTACCATGACAAAAGCCCTGAAGGTAATAGGCGGTAAATGGAAGCTGCTGTTGCTCAATGCTATCCGGAAGGAATGCCCTGTGCGCTTTGGTGTACTGCGTAATAAGATGCAGGATATTACACATGCCACACTTACGCTGCAATTGCGGGAACTGGAGCGGGACGGTATCATCGAAAGAAAAGTATATGCAGAAACACCGCCCAGGGTGGAATATAAACTAACACCCATGGGCAAAAAGCTGGTCCCTGTGATTGAGGCATTGTGTGATTGGGGAGAAGAATATTATTCCCTCTATGGAGAACCAAAAAGCTGTACGGATGGGGAACAGTTTTGA
- a CDS encoding sigma-70 family RNA polymerase sigma factor → MENQKAVRMGNSFETYKPRLFAVAYKMTKNAMDAEDILHDVFLSFVKQDITTIANTEHYLVKAVMHRCLSLLEMRKRFVYPGVDLPTPLYQERFAYVQDQDISFALLLLLQKLNPQERAVFILRETLDYSYEEIAEVLSLGQDNCRQLFHRAKEKVAGGRVKYVPSDEQRSTLFSAFVKACTSGDVDQLMACLKEDIAIYSDGGGRATAARWPVFGRVDAIAFLTGLYAKRSAALLFEAKMINGEYGIICYDKTTGAVDTLMICAVGADAIETVYFVRNPDKLR, encoded by the coding sequence ATGGAGAACCAAAAAGCTGTACGGATGGGGAACAGTTTTGAAACATATAAACCCAGGTTGTTTGCAGTCGCCTACAAAATGACTAAAAACGCGATGGATGCGGAAGATATCCTGCACGATGTATTTCTTTCTTTTGTGAAGCAGGACATAACAACGATTGCCAACACTGAGCATTATCTGGTGAAAGCAGTGATGCACCGTTGTCTGTCGTTGCTGGAGATGCGTAAAAGATTTGTTTATCCCGGTGTAGATTTACCCACTCCATTATATCAGGAACGTTTTGCTTATGTACAGGACCAGGATATTTCCTTTGCCTTGTTATTGTTGTTACAGAAACTGAATCCGCAGGAGCGTGCAGTGTTTATCCTGCGGGAAACGCTGGACTATTCCTACGAAGAGATCGCGGAAGTATTATCGCTGGGGCAGGATAACTGCCGGCAGTTGTTTCATCGTGCGAAGGAGAAGGTGGCAGGAGGGCGTGTAAAATATGTTCCGTCTGATGAGCAACGTAGCACACTTTTCAGTGCATTCGTGAAAGCCTGCACCAGTGGGGATGTTGATCAGCTGATGGCTTGTCTGAAAGAGGATATCGCCATCTACTCTGATGGTGGTGGCCGCGCAACGGCGGCACGCTGGCCTGTTTTCGGCCGCGTGGATGCGATTGCCTTCCTCACCGGACTGTATGCCAAAAGAAGTGCGGCGTTGCTTTTTGAAGCAAAGATGATCAATGGTGAATATGGCATCATCTGCTACGACAAAACCACCGGGGCAGTAGATACCCTGATGATCTGTGCTGTCGGAGCAGATGCCATAGAAACGGTTTACTTTGTACGAAACCCGGATAAACTGCGTTAA
- a CDS encoding zinc-dependent alcohol dehydrogenase family protein → MKQQQITIPNTMQAMVLEKGGRPLSLQTVPVPVPAAGQVLIKVIACGVCRTDLHIVDGELPNPSLPLIPGHEIVGMVVATGDGVTALKIGEKVGVPWLAYTCGHCKYCLQEHENLCEHGLFTGYSVNGGYAEYTLALAAYCLKLPETYAHPGGAPLLCAGLIGYRAWRMIPGYAENIGFYGYGAAAHILVQIAKFHYKLVYAFTRPGDGDRQEFALKTGAAWAGSSEDEPPILMDAAIIFAPDGSLVPRALSQVDKGGVVVCAGIHMSDIPAFPYNMLWEERVIRSVANLTRKDGEQLMELLSKMQVMTAIQTFALSQANEALTALREGKIKGAAVLVM, encoded by the coding sequence ATGAAACAACAACAGATCACTATCCCCAACACCATGCAGGCCATGGTATTGGAAAAAGGGGGCAGGCCGCTGTCGCTGCAAACGGTGCCGGTGCCGGTTCCCGCCGCAGGGCAGGTATTGATAAAGGTCATCGCCTGCGGCGTATGCCGGACCGACCTGCATATTGTTGACGGAGAACTGCCCAATCCATCACTGCCGCTGATTCCGGGGCATGAGATTGTAGGGATGGTGGTGGCCACCGGAGATGGCGTGACTGCTCTTAAGATAGGAGAAAAGGTAGGAGTGCCATGGCTGGCTTATACCTGCGGCCATTGCAAGTACTGTTTACAGGAACATGAAAATCTGTGTGAACATGGACTGTTTACGGGCTATTCCGTCAACGGGGGATATGCAGAATATACCTTGGCGCTGGCTGCCTATTGTCTGAAGCTGCCGGAAACATATGCGCATCCGGGCGGAGCACCGTTGTTATGTGCAGGATTGATCGGATACAGAGCCTGGCGTATGATACCCGGATATGCTGAAAACATTGGGTTCTACGGGTATGGAGCTGCAGCACATATACTGGTGCAGATAGCGAAGTTCCACTATAAACTGGTATATGCTTTTACCAGACCTGGTGACGGCGATAGGCAGGAGTTTGCTTTAAAAACAGGGGCTGCATGGGCAGGCAGTTCCGAGGATGAGCCTCCGATATTGATGGATGCCGCTATTATCTTTGCTCCCGACGGATCGCTGGTGCCGCGGGCATTATCACAAGTCGACAAAGGCGGGGTGGTGGTATGTGCCGGCATTCATATGAGTGATATTCCTGCTTTCCCTTACAATATGTTGTGGGAGGAAAGAGTGATACGTTCTGTAGCTAACCTTACCCGAAAAGACGGAGAGCAGCTGATGGAGCTGTTGTCCAAAATGCAGGTGATGACAGCCATACAGACTTTCGCGCTTTCACAGGCCAATGAAGCACTCACTGCCCTGCGGGAGGGGAAAATTAAAGGAGCCGCTGTGCTCGTGATGTAG
- a CDS encoding universal stress protein, which translates to MEKILLVMCSAAPSNSAVDFACYLSDISHSKLVGCFFKNKETAINVVPKRSMAHAGDDWDSPETIAENIPISSMQTFEDTCAARGIPASVKYMEEPALDNILAESRFADLMIVDAPQGTVFPFLQKLLSAAQCPVIIAPRNCTAIDEIVFCYDGSPSAVFAMKQLIYLLPELGEKKATIVHISTTTTIPEEEKKNLTSWLSRHFACSTITTLKDNSTATLSDFLQKKQETMIVMGDLLSGLITPAHPVFITHH; encoded by the coding sequence ATGGAAAAGATATTACTGGTCATGTGTAGTGCAGCTCCGTCCAACAGCGCAGTGGATTTCGCCTGTTATCTTTCAGATATCTCTCATTCAAAACTGGTAGGCTGCTTCTTCAAAAACAAGGAAACAGCCATCAATGTCGTTCCCAAAAGAAGTATGGCCCATGCCGGTGATGACTGGGATTCACCGGAAACCATAGCTGAAAATATACCCATCAGCTCCATGCAAACTTTTGAAGATACCTGTGCCGCAAGAGGCATTCCGGCCTCAGTCAAATATATGGAAGAACCTGCACTGGATAATATTCTTGCAGAAAGCCGTTTTGCAGATCTTATGATCGTAGACGCCCCACAGGGAACCGTTTTTCCATTTCTACAAAAACTATTATCAGCCGCTCAATGCCCGGTAATTATAGCCCCCCGCAACTGTACTGCTATTGACGAAATTGTATTCTGTTATGATGGCAGCCCATCAGCTGTCTTTGCCATGAAACAACTGATTTATCTTTTGCCGGAACTGGGAGAAAAAAAGGCGACTATCGTACACATCAGCACCACCACCACCATCCCCGAAGAAGAAAAGAAAAATCTGACCAGCTGGCTGAGCAGGCATTTTGCATGTTCTACTATCACTACATTGAAAGACAACAGCACAGCAACGTTGTCCGATTTTCTGCAGAAGAAACAGGAAACAATGATTGTGATGGGAGATTTATTATCAGGATTAATAACACCGGCACATCCTGTGTTTATCACCCATCATTGA
- a CDS encoding nucleotidyltransferase domain-containing protein → MKTHSKNSPTIPAPLAGLGNIRGITGREVNAIQEQLKVNSTRELIPLISNGRLETVEGLTPLQVKNIRQALKLYKNANSRYLRWDAHLIGEELLRAIGQFPQVEKVLLTGSLRRGKDTIGDIDILVQLSEADRRKLLYKIARMPQTEGIIAAGPHHFCVVLRNQMQVDIRLATNKYFGASLLYYTGSVKYNTDMDELAASKGLKITPTGLIDSHTGEYVAGEQEEDIYRKLQIDFITPELRENHDILNAAAGHQVPLLVTFNQLKGDMQIHTNWSDGTESIAAIAQYLSHAYPHYHYIVITDHVSASRDNHILHTEDIFRQAAEIDRINAAMGYDYIKKGAEIDIGKDDNTALPDEILQQFDWVIASIHSDFSSDNTSRLIKICENPYIHCIGHPSGRLIGIRNPYPVNWDEVFTRAAATGTAMEINARPKRLDLNDTLVRQAVDKGVKIVVNSDARNLTDFDFVKMGISTARRGACNKTDILNTGCWDEIEKFKTTKQQQLLKR, encoded by the coding sequence ATGAAAACACATTCCAAAAACAGTCCTACCATTCCCGCTCCGCTGGCCGGTCTTGGGAATATCCGGGGTATCACGGGCCGGGAAGTGAACGCCATACAGGAACAGCTGAAAGTCAATAGTACGCGGGAGTTAATCCCGCTTATCAGCAATGGCCGGCTCGAAACCGTAGAAGGTCTTACACCATTGCAGGTTAAAAATATCCGGCAGGCACTTAAGCTATACAAAAACGCCAACAGCCGCTACCTACGCTGGGATGCGCACCTTATCGGAGAAGAGCTGTTAAGGGCCATCGGACAGTTTCCGCAGGTAGAAAAAGTATTACTGACCGGTAGTTTGCGAAGAGGAAAAGATACCATCGGAGACATCGATATACTAGTGCAGCTGAGTGAAGCAGACAGGCGGAAACTACTCTATAAAATCGCCCGTATGCCGCAAACAGAAGGCATCATCGCCGCAGGCCCACATCATTTCTGCGTGGTACTACGCAACCAGATGCAGGTAGACATCCGCCTGGCCACCAATAAATACTTTGGCGCCAGCCTGTTGTATTATACCGGCTCTGTAAAATACAATACAGACATGGATGAGCTGGCAGCTTCCAAAGGGCTCAAAATCACTCCCACAGGCCTGATAGACAGCCATACCGGCGAATATGTGGCTGGAGAACAGGAAGAAGACATCTATCGTAAACTACAGATCGACTTTATCACACCCGAACTCAGAGAAAACCACGATATCCTTAACGCCGCTGCGGGACACCAGGTCCCTCTACTGGTCACCTTCAACCAGTTAAAGGGAGATATGCAGATACATACCAACTGGAGCGATGGCACCGAAAGCATCGCAGCCATCGCACAATACCTGTCCCATGCATACCCGCACTACCACTACATCGTGATCACAGATCATGTGTCTGCTTCCCGCGACAATCATATACTGCATACAGAAGATATTTTCAGGCAGGCTGCAGAAATAGATCGTATCAACGCCGCCATGGGATATGACTACATAAAAAAAGGAGCCGAAATAGATATCGGGAAAGATGACAACACAGCACTGCCGGATGAAATACTGCAACAGTTTGACTGGGTGATCGCTTCCATACACAGCGACTTCTCCAGTGATAATACTTCCCGGCTGATAAAGATCTGTGAAAACCCATATATACACTGTATCGGCCATCCCAGCGGAAGACTGATCGGTATCCGCAACCCCTACCCTGTCAACTGGGACGAAGTATTTACAAGGGCTGCTGCCACCGGCACTGCCATGGAAATCAACGCCCGCCCCAAACGGCTGGACCTGAACGATACACTGGTACGCCAGGCTGTAGACAAAGGCGTTAAAATAGTGGTTAACAGTGATGCCCGAAATCTCACCGACTTTGATTTCGTAAAAATGGGCATATCCACCGCAAGACGCGGCGCATGCAATAAAACAGATATTCTCAACACCGGCTGCTGGGATGAGATAGAAAAATTCAAAACGACAAAACAACAACAACTGCTGAAAAGATAA
- a CDS encoding MFS transporter has product MNRLQVKWLSLLIVSSSVFLAVIDIFIVNVALPSIRKGVNGTESDMQLIIALYLLGYASFLITGGRLGDHYGRKKVFITAMLLFTVSSLLCGLAQTAFQLNTARFVQGVSAAFMIPQGISYIHILFPEHKERIKALGIYGSIAGSASVIGQFLGGLLPDIHWVVEGWRLLFLINLPLGLAAALLAARYLHDTPPQQSGRFDISGVMLLTTALFALVFPLIRGRELGWPLWSILSLAGSILLLFLFAYDQRRKLAKQTPPLINIRLFSYRDFNIGLCAVLFYFMVQDSYFLINAIFMQTGLGFSSSETGILFVFQGVGYVVASLVSIPLVKRYGKRVLQGGVVMMMLSLVMHVLFFRSDALPRPVLLATLFFYGTGCGSVLPSLLTMALKSIPVHFAGAASGTFSTFQQTSVALGIGVVGGIFFSILGSQTSVTAYLGAYQTATAVNILFLLLVSFFLFILPEEKEARTGS; this is encoded by the coding sequence ATGAACAGATTGCAAGTGAAATGGTTATCCCTCCTGATTGTGTCTTCATCCGTATTTCTGGCCGTGATTGATATTTTTATTGTCAATGTGGCGCTGCCTTCTATCCGGAAAGGAGTGAACGGCACTGAGTCGGATATGCAACTGATCATCGCCCTCTATCTGCTGGGTTATGCATCTTTCCTGATTACCGGCGGTCGCCTCGGTGATCATTATGGCAGGAAGAAAGTATTTATCACTGCTATGTTGTTGTTTACAGTCAGCTCTTTATTATGTGGCCTGGCCCAAACGGCCTTCCAGCTGAACACGGCGCGTTTCGTACAGGGCGTAAGTGCTGCCTTTATGATACCACAGGGTATCAGTTATATCCATATCCTCTTTCCGGAGCATAAGGAGAGGATCAAAGCACTGGGCATCTATGGAAGCATCGCCGGTTCGGCCTCTGTAATAGGACAGTTCCTGGGCGGGCTGCTGCCTGACATACATTGGGTGGTAGAAGGATGGCGCCTATTGTTCCTGATCAACCTGCCACTGGGCCTTGCAGCTGCCCTGCTGGCTGCCAGGTATCTCCATGATACGCCACCACAGCAAAGCGGACGATTCGATATCAGCGGTGTGATGCTGCTTACCACTGCACTATTTGCACTGGTATTTCCGTTGATCCGTGGCCGTGAGTTGGGCTGGCCTTTATGGAGCATCTTATCGCTGGCAGGTTCGATATTACTGCTGTTTCTTTTTGCATACGACCAGCGGCGGAAACTGGCCAAACAGACGCCCCCCTTGATCAACATCCGCCTGTTCTCTTACCGGGACTTTAATATCGGCCTTTGTGCTGTGCTGTTTTACTTCATGGTACAGGACTCCTATTTTCTGATCAATGCGATTTTTATGCAAACAGGGCTGGGCTTCAGTTCTTCTGAAACGGGTATCCTCTTTGTGTTCCAGGGTGTTGGGTATGTGGTGGCTTCACTGGTGTCCATCCCTTTGGTAAAACGTTATGGTAAACGTGTTTTACAGGGAGGTGTAGTGATGATGATGCTTTCTCTGGTGATGCATGTGCTCTTTTTCCGTTCTGATGCGCTTCCCAGACCGGTGCTGCTGGCCACACTTTTCTTTTATGGAACAGGATGTGGTTCGGTACTGCCATCTTTACTCACAATGGCACTGAAGAGCATCCCGGTTCATTTTGCGGGTGCGGCCTCCGGTACTTTTTCCACCTTCCAGCAAACATCGGTGGCATTAGGCATAGGCGTGGTGGGTGGTATCTTTTTCAGCATACTTGGCAGCCAAACATCCGTCACCGCATATCTGGGCGCTTATCAGACAGCTACTGCTGTCAACATCCTGTTTTTGTTGCTGGTGAGTTTTTTCCTGTTTATCCTTCCGGAAGAAAAAGAAGCCCGGACAGGTTCATGA
- a CDS encoding polysaccharide deacetylase family protein — MKHLIVFWLCCLPVIVTGQQLPVLCYHNITIPGTHKNDLLHVDQAQFERQLRTLADSGYHTISPDAAITLLKEGRPIPPRTCIITFDDSHAEHATVAAPLLQHFGLRGVFFVMTVTLNKPRYLTKDQIKTMADQGHVIASHTWDHPHLKLTGVMDWQKQLVGPRQQLEKITGRPVWYFAYPFGEYNDSIIVELKKAGYKAAFQLNRPPVPGNELYTLRRIMVDGNWSGSRLVEAMAVYGTQ; from the coding sequence ATGAAACACCTGATTGTTTTCTGGCTCTGCTGCTTGCCGGTGATCGTCACCGGCCAACAGCTGCCTGTCCTGTGTTATCACAACATCACCATTCCGGGAACCCATAAAAATGATCTGTTGCATGTAGACCAGGCACAATTTGAACGACAGCTCAGAACCCTTGCAGACAGTGGTTATCATACCATATCTCCGGATGCAGCCATCACTTTGCTGAAAGAAGGGCGGCCTATACCTCCCCGCACCTGTATCATCACCTTTGATGATTCGCATGCAGAACATGCAACGGTAGCTGCGCCACTGTTGCAACACTTTGGTTTGCGGGGTGTTTTTTTTGTGATGACTGTTACATTAAACAAACCCCGGTATCTGACGAAGGATCAGATCAAAACCATGGCTGATCAGGGACATGTGATTGCTTCTCATACATGGGATCATCCTCATCTTAAACTCACGGGTGTAATGGACTGGCAAAAGCAGCTGGTGGGGCCCAGGCAGCAGCTGGAAAAAATAACCGGTCGCCCCGTCTGGTACTTTGCCTATCCGTTTGGAGAATATAACGACAGTATTATTGTTGAACTGAAGAAAGCCGGGTATAAAGCTGCTTTCCAGCTGAACCGCCCTCCGGTGCCGGGGAATGAACTGTATACACTTCGGCGTATAATGGTAGACGGCAACTGGTCAGGCTCCAGACTTGTAGAAGCGATGGCTGTTTACGGAACACAATAA
- a CDS encoding universal stress protein: MEKILFVTDAVCMSNSCLDFACFLANLTQSKITGVFLENQSMELRSAAAIHEMGVTAPIPGVRLEQQKELYRDENIRRFHQCCRGSGINSVVHQHTGMPLKAVLKESRYADLIVIDAATTFSWRPETAPTGFVRDILEKAECAVIIAPENFKGVQEIILTYNDSSASVFAIKQFTYLLPQLHDRKVTLLSVTPPGKAVQGDIEKLEEWLHAHYEDVSLEMAEDDNVEARLLEYLSGRENVMIVMGAFGRSLLSNLFSPNPMKSVIQLITQPMFIAHP, encoded by the coding sequence ATGGAAAAAATATTATTCGTGACGGATGCGGTGTGTATGAGTAACAGCTGTCTTGACTTTGCCTGTTTTCTTGCTAACCTCACGCAGTCAAAAATTACCGGTGTTTTTCTGGAGAACCAGTCGATGGAACTGCGTTCTGCAGCAGCGATCCATGAAATGGGCGTCACTGCGCCGATACCAGGAGTGCGGCTCGAACAGCAGAAAGAGCTGTACCGCGATGAGAATATCCGCCGGTTCCACCAGTGCTGTAGAGGCAGTGGTATCAACAGTGTGGTGCACCAGCATACGGGTATGCCATTAAAAGCCGTATTGAAAGAAAGCAGGTATGCAGACCTGATAGTGATAGATGCGGCCACTACTTTTTCCTGGCGCCCGGAAACAGCACCCACCGGCTTTGTCAGGGATATACTGGAAAAAGCGGAATGTGCTGTGATCATCGCGCCGGAAAATTTCAAAGGAGTGCAGGAAATCATACTCACCTATAACGACAGCAGTGCATCTGTATTTGCGATCAAACAGTTTACCTATCTGCTGCCTCAGCTTCATGACCGTAAGGTGACCCTGCTCAGTGTAACTCCACCAGGGAAGGCGGTGCAAGGCGACATTGAAAAACTGGAAGAATGGTTACATGCACATTATGAAGATGTTTCCCTGGAGATGGCGGAAGATGATAATGTAGAGGCCAGGTTGCTGGAATACCTCTCCGGCAGGGAAAATGTGATGATCGTCATGGGTGCTTTTGGCAGAAGTCTGCTTTCCAACCTGTTTTCGCCCAATCCTATGAAATCTGTTATCCAACTGATTACCCAGCCTATGTTTATCGCACATCCTTAA